One Formosa agariphila KMM 3901 genomic window, TGTTCATTATTTTGAAACCACGTTATTGATTCTTCTACAGAATGTAACATCACATCGGCTTCTAGATTTAACTGTGCTAACATACGCTGTAAACGCCTTGCTGATGGTTTTTCGTCTTCTATTATAATAACTTTCATAAGGGCTTAAAACTTCTAATATTAAACTGTATGCTAATTGGTACTGCGTGAGGGATTGGAGCAAGCTACCGTGTAGCGCGGAAAGCGCGGTTTTGGAGCTTTGCGGAAAAACACGCCCAAATTATTCCCATTTATGGTTCCGTTCTTTTTCCATAAGCTCTTTAATCTTATCGTCTTCCCAATTTTTACCAATAACTAGTGTTGGTAAAAATACAGACACACCATGAGCTAGTAGGCCAATTCCCCAAGAGCCTAAGGTTATAAAATTTTTCCACTGGAAATAGCTTTCTCCTGGATCCAAATTTTTAATATTTATTAATACCAGTACAAGGTTAACAACTATATATATTAAAGCATGTCTATAAAAACCACTAATACGCCTTACTCGTTTTTTTGCGCGTTCGTAGCGTTCTTGTTCAAAGTGTGAATTGTCCATTAGTTCCAGTTTTTTTGTTGTTTTTCTTCCTTTAAAATAGATTCTATCTTACGCTCTTCCCAAGATTTTCCATAACCAAATACAGAAAATCCGTGAATTATAAGCCCCATTCCCCACCCTAACATTGGGTACCAAAACCATTGATGTCCCCAGAAGGTTTGGTAATTAATAAATATTAAAAACGGAATGACAACACAGTATGATACTAAGTTGCCGTAAAACCCTTTAATTTCTTCTACGCGTTTCTTTGCACGATTATATGCCTCTTGCTCGTTATAATTATGTTTTATTTGTTCCATTGTTGTAATGCGTTTTGTAAGTATTGGTAATTTAACTGCGAAATACGTTTCGGTTTCGTCTATCAATACTTTTCTGTTAGTTAATATGCCGTAGCGATTTACAATATTCTGTAACCCTACGCCTTTTCTGGTTTGTAAAACCTCTTTCTTTTGTAAATTATTCTTCACAACCAAGACATTGTCTTCTATGGTTATGTTAATTTCTAATGGTTTTTGCTCGCTTACCGTATTGTGTTTTATGGTGTTTTCTAACAACAACTGCAAGGACAAAGGCACCACTTTAGCTTCTGGATTGTCGTAGTTTTCAGGTAAATGAAAAACGATACTGTTTTCGAATCGCATTTTAAGCAAATTCATATACGTTTTTGCAAACTTCAATTCCTCTTCGACTGTGACTAATTCTTTATCTTTTTGCTCTAATACATAGCGGTAAATTTTAGATAAAGACACTGTAAAACGTTGTGCGCTATCTGGGTTTTCTTCAATTAAAGATGTTAATACATTGAGACTGTTGAATAAAAAATGCGGATCGATTTGATTTTTTAAACTCTCGAATTGTGCACTTGCAGTTCCTGCAATAACCTTTTGTTCTTTAAGTTTATTTTGCTGGTACGCATTGTAATAATACACTAGATGAAATACGATAACAATGCTAATCGTCATCCAAAACCCAAAAATGTAATCTGAAACCCGTTCGGTTGCAACAAACTCACTAAATGTAGCCTCTTGATATACCATTTTGGTAAATCCGTGAATGATAAAAAGACCAGCAATAGTTATTAGAGATGCTCCAACAAAACCCGTTAAAACTCTTACGATATGTTGCTTAGGTTTCCAAGGACGTTTCGATAAATAATCGAAAAAAGCCATGTTTGAATATCCTAACACAAAAGCATACAGTTGGTAGAATATAAAATCGATAAAGAAATCATTAACCGAATTATAATTAAATCCGCTAAACCATAAATTTCCGATAAGGTACACCACACAGCCAATTGCAAATGTAATCGCTATACTTTTTACTGATTTAATCATATTCAAGGTCCTCGTTCTAATTATTTACATGATGCTAACACGTGCTTAGCGCGTGCTTCTCCCCATTTAGGATGAAATGCAGATTCCGGTTTAAAGTTAACAAAAAGTTCTAATGCATGCGCTATATCCTTACAAAACGGCGCCGTGTCTTGTCCGAAATACTTAGCACTTCCCATACCCCATTCTGCTTTCCCTAAAACCACCATCGGATTTTCTGGAGCCAATGCATATGCTTTATTATACAGTTCTGCAATTTTAGCAGAATACTTCATCCCGTAAGTCATACCGTCGAACGCTACCCAATTGGTGTAAATTTGAGCTTGTAACACCATGATATCAGCATTATTAGGACTTTTGCCTTTTGCAGTGTTTAAATACTCTTGTGCCTTGTCCAAATTAGCTTTAAGCACCGTTGCATCTTTCTCCGTCCAACTCTTTAAGCTGTTTAATTGCGCCACGTAGTAATTAGGCAACCATTGGTCGGGTTCGGCAGATGCAATACGTTCGAAAAGTTGTTCTGCTTCGGCTTGCTTATTGTCTTGCCATAACGCAAAAGCCTTTTGCATACCGGTTTCAAAATTAGACTGTGCGTTAGTTACTGTATTCACTAAAAGCACGATTAAAAGAATTAAATGTTTCATATTGTTATGGTTGATTAATTATTATAAAGCAAATATCTATGTAACGTCTTGGTTTCTAAAAAACGAAATACCGAACTGTAGTTTTTGTATGATGAACCGTAAGATGCCATCATTTCAAAATAAAATTCCTATAAATTATCTAATTGATTGTCTGTGCCGTTATCGCTAATCGTCCAAAAGAAGCCTACAAAAAAGAACTGATCGCTAGCCGGCGTTAAGGCCCTGCTGTTATAAACGCCATTACTATTTGGAGTACTGGCATATTGGTAGCCATTAACATTCTTAAAATCAAGCACATTATTTACTGAGAGGTACAGAATTTTTTGCGGACTAATTAAGTAAGCCCAATTCAGACTTAAATTGTTATATGCTTTCGTTTTATTGTTTAAAAAACCCGTTTCATTTGGATTGGTGTAAGTACGTCCAGAAGCCAAACTGTAACTAAAACCAATCTGACTTTTCCAATCGTCTACCCAATATTTTCCTACTACAGAAAAGTTATGAGTATTAGCAAAATTAGGTTGTGATGCTATTGGATAATTCTGATAATCGCGTTCCGTATCTAAGTAGGAATAACTCACCCAATAGTCAAAATTCCTAAGGGTTTTATCATCTCTAAAAAACAAATCGAATCCTTTGGCGTAACCAGAGCCATTATTGGTAAACACACTGTTATAACTCGCATATTCGGTATCGTATTTTATTAAATTACGATAGTCTTTAAAGTAAGCTTCTGCACGAAAGAGACGCCCATCACCATTTAACTGATAGTTTAACAAATAATGAGTAGATTCTTCTGAATCAATAACTTGATTAAAATTTAAAATATCATTATTCGGATTCTGATAAAAGGAACCGTAAGCTAAAGACACCTGACTTTTAGACGCTACCTTATAAGCTAAAGATATACGAGGTGTCACATCGAACGTCTTAAAAAGCGCACTATATTCTCCGCGTAATCCTGCTTTTAAAGCTAACTTTTTTGTAAAAATCATATCGGCCTCTACAAAAGATGCAGAGATGGAATTATCAAATCCATACGACTCCGAATTTGTATTAAACGCCTTAAACGATTCATCGAAATTGGAGAACAATTGTTCGGCTCCAAAGTTTAATTTATACCGATTATTAAAACGATATTTCAAGGCTACTTTGGCATGCATTGCATGTTCTAAATTATCGACCTCATCCGATTCAATATGAATCTCTGATTTGTTATTGGTATAACTCCCACCAGCAAACACAGACCAATTCGCATTCAGTTTTCCTTGATAAGACGTGTTTACATATAGGTTTTTGTTATTCAGCTTATAATCTACGCCATCTTCATAATCGATATGCTCTTGAGTTAACTCAAAGTCACTAAGCTCGTAAGCCGTATACAATTTAAACAGCCCTTTATTCATTTTTTTGCGAAACACCGCTTCTCCAGAGAAACTCTGATATGGTTTTTCCCAATCGTTTCTCCCCGGAAACAGTGAGATATACGGCCCTAAATTCATATAAGATGCATTAACACTCAGCGCGCTTTTTTCCCACTTTTTGGTATGACCAAGAGCGCCTCCAACCGACATTAACCCTATATCTGTTTTGTTTTGTTCCGGTTCATCAATGGTGTTTAACATCAACACGCTAGACAAGGCTTGGCCGTATTCGGCAGAATACCCACCTGTTGAAAAGGTAATACCATCGAACAAAAACGGCGAATATCGCCCACGTGTTGGCACATTATTAGCCGTTGGCGTATAAGGTGTAAAAACGCGAGTACCATCTATAAAAATCTGTGTTTCATTAGCTTCTCCACCTCTAACAAACAATCGACCATCTTCGGCAACCGTTGTGGTTCCTGGCAGAGTTTGCAAAGCACCTACAAAATCACCTAAAGCACTAGCCGTTGTAACCACATCTAAAGACGACAAGGCATTGACTTTACTATTGTCTCCCGCAGAAAACGTTCCTGCCGAAAGCACCACAGCATCTAAGGCATTGACATCTTCCCGCAATTTTATTTCAACATCTTGAAAATTGGAAACATCTCCGGCTTTACGGTAGGTTTCAAAGCTTATAAACGATACAATAAGAATTTGAGCGCCTGTTTCAGTCGTTTTAAAACTAAATGTTCCCGATGCATCGCTAGTTCCGCCATCGTAAGCCCCTTCTAAATACACATTAGCACCTGCGATAGGATTCTGTTTAGCATCTGTAACACGACCAGAAATTAAGGTCTGAGCGCACACTTGGTTTAGAGTGAGTAAGCTCATTAGAATAAGAA contains:
- a CDS encoding 2TM domain-containing protein; this encodes MDNSHFEQERYERAKKRVRRISGFYRHALIYIVVNLVLVLINIKNLDPGESYFQWKNFITLGSWGIGLLAHGVSVFLPTLVIGKNWEDDKIKELMEKERNHKWE
- a CDS encoding TonB-dependent receptor; amino-acid sequence: MKQLQSLLILMSLLTLNQVCAQTLISGRVTDAKQNPIAGANVYLEGAYDGGTSDASGTFSFKTTETGAQILIVSFISFETYRKAGDVSNFQDVEIKLREDVNALDAVVLSAGTFSAGDNSKVNALSSLDVVTTASALGDFVGALQTLPGTTTVAEDGRLFVRGGEANETQIFIDGTRVFTPYTPTANNVPTRGRYSPFLFDGITFSTGGYSAEYGQALSSVLMLNTIDEPEQNKTDIGLMSVGGALGHTKKWEKSALSVNASYMNLGPYISLFPGRNDWEKPYQSFSGEAVFRKKMNKGLFKLYTAYELSDFELTQEHIDYEDGVDYKLNNKNLYVNTSYQGKLNANWSVFAGGSYTNNKSEIHIESDEVDNLEHAMHAKVALKYRFNNRYKLNFGAEQLFSNFDESFKAFNTNSESYGFDNSISASFVEADMIFTKKLALKAGLRGEYSALFKTFDVTPRISLAYKVASKSQVSLAYGSFYQNPNNDILNFNQVIDSEESTHYLLNYQLNGDGRLFRAEAYFKDYRNLIKYDTEYASYNSVFTNNGSGYAKGFDLFFRDDKTLRNFDYWVSYSYLDTERDYQNYPIASQPNFANTHNFSVVGKYWVDDWKSQIGFSYSLASGRTYTNPNETGFLNNKTKAYNNLSLNWAYLISPQKILYLSVNNVLDFKNVNGYQYASTPNSNGVYNSRALTPASDQFFFVGFFWTISDNGTDNQLDNL
- a CDS encoding 2TM domain-containing protein, which gives rise to MIKSVKSIAITFAIGCVVYLIGNLWFSGFNYNSVNDFFIDFIFYQLYAFVLGYSNMAFFDYLSKRPWKPKQHIVRVLTGFVGASLITIAGLFIIHGFTKMVYQEATFSEFVATERVSDYIFGFWMTISIVIVFHLVYYYNAYQQNKLKEQKVIAGTASAQFESLKNQIDPHFLFNSLNVLTSLIEENPDSAQRFTVSLSKIYRYVLEQKDKELVTVEEELKFAKTYMNLLKMRFENSIVFHLPENYDNPEAKVVPLSLQLLLENTIKHNTVSEQKPLEINITIEDNVLVVKNNLQKKEVLQTRKGVGLQNIVNRYGILTNRKVLIDETETYFAVKLPILTKRITTMEQIKHNYNEQEAYNRAKKRVEEIKGFYGNLVSYCVVIPFLIFINYQTFWGHQWFWYPMLGWGMGLIIHGFSVFGYGKSWEERKIESILKEEKQQKNWN
- a CDS encoding tetratricopeptide repeat protein; the protein is MKHLILLIVLLVNTVTNAQSNFETGMQKAFALWQDNKQAEAEQLFERIASAEPDQWLPNYYVAQLNSLKSWTEKDATVLKANLDKAQEYLNTAKGKSPNNADIMVLQAQIYTNWVAFDGMTYGMKYSAKIAELYNKAYALAPENPMVVLGKAEWGMGSAKYFGQDTAPFCKDIAHALELFVNFKPESAFHPKWGEARAKHVLASCK